A stretch of the Myxococcus guangdongensis genome encodes the following:
- a CDS encoding chemotaxis protein CheW: protein MVSAPREVLLFTLAGQRYGLPTEDVRELVRAVRLTPLPQAPDVVEGLLNLHGQLLPVLDLRRRFRHPARPLSAFDHLIVAQAGPRQVALRVDRAEGLRVVAPDEWDETPRELPGVGYVAGAAKLEDGLVLVHDLRGFLSEAESLALDAALASSTERA, encoded by the coding sequence ATGGTGTCCGCTCCGCGAGAGGTGCTGCTGTTCACCCTGGCAGGTCAACGCTACGGCCTCCCCACCGAGGACGTGCGTGAGCTGGTGCGCGCCGTGCGCCTGACGCCCCTGCCCCAAGCGCCGGATGTCGTCGAGGGACTGCTCAACCTGCACGGTCAGCTGCTCCCCGTGCTCGACCTGCGCCGGCGCTTCCGTCACCCCGCCCGGCCCCTGTCCGCCTTCGACCACCTCATCGTCGCCCAGGCCGGCCCCCGACAGGTTGCCCTGCGCGTGGACCGCGCCGAGGGCCTGCGCGTGGTCGCCCCCGACGAGTGGGACGAGACGCCCCGCGAGCTGCCCGGCGTCGGCTACGTCGCGGGCGCCGCCAAGCTGGAGGACGGACTGGTCCTGGTCCATGACCTGCGGGGGTTCCTCTCCGAGGCCGAATCCCTGGCCCTGGACGCGGCGCTCGCCTCCTCGACGGAGCGTGCGTGA
- a CDS encoding tenascin-X, which translates to MKSHLLVLVAGLSLGFFAACGTTEAAPETTEASASALGDSCPCGSAGGGSCLPCHFICGDGFCDGANGENVSNCPDDCAVAPYCTDGICNGGETWVTCPQDCAMPTPWCGDGVCNGGEGPVSCPADCGNTCGNGLCEFGEASWCFVDCVPGCQLDPSVCPQVPQG; encoded by the coding sequence ATGAAGTCGCATCTGCTGGTTCTCGTGGCGGGGTTGTCGCTGGGGTTCTTCGCCGCATGTGGCACCACGGAGGCCGCGCCGGAGACGACGGAGGCGTCCGCGTCCGCGCTGGGAGACTCGTGTCCGTGTGGCTCCGCGGGTGGCGGCTCGTGTCTGCCGTGCCACTTCATCTGTGGCGACGGCTTCTGTGACGGCGCCAACGGGGAGAACGTCTCCAACTGCCCCGACGACTGCGCGGTGGCGCCGTACTGCACCGATGGCATCTGCAACGGTGGAGAGACGTGGGTGACGTGCCCGCAGGACTGCGCCATGCCGACCCCGTGGTGCGGCGATGGCGTCTGCAACGGTGGTGAGGGCCCCGTCAGCTGCCCGGCCGACTGCGGCAACACGTGTGGCAATGGCCTGTGTGAGTTCGGCGAGGCCTCATGGTGCTTCGTGGACTGCGTGCCCGGCTGTCAGTTGGACCCGTCCGTCTGCCCGCAGGTTCCGCAAGGGTAG
- a CDS encoding protein kinase domain-containing protein — protein MGTYRIVKKLAAGGMAEVYLGKVVGAEGFEKPVAVKRILPSFVQDTSFVELFLREAKLSVTLQHGNVLQVLDLGTSAGQYYMVMEFVDGENLSALLKAARKRQVPLGLREICFIAQQVADGLAYAHGRTDPSGVPLDIIHRDINPANVMVASNGGVKLADFGIAKVADEERQETQAGILKGKINYLSPEQVHGRPVNQRSDIFLLGLMLYEMLAGKRLFEGSTPQIIHALGSFDERALEPLPGVPAPLWDLLLRALAANPDARCPAAREFSEGIQSFLFDHRLRVGAADIASLFARALPEWRSPLADLAGAPGEEIRLVDEDLARVRTPPPPPREARRPAPAALTPPTLRPVTPPPSGPQATSVVRQPAQGAEPATRMGSPPMLGTRVVRARQQLGAILLTRGMVTPHILNEALTIQKKRGGRLGQVLLHERWLEPDNLVLALSEQFGLPHITEQQLMTMPVPEELLRLVPRELCDRLCALPVSLKGRELTCAVLDPRDVEVTNNLKFKAGVVAVQGLFASEQAIRKAILRFYDNEVPKVRDRSPIALEEPAEAKERDTRVLQFAEQFTGRRVLDGQTLEGPVPTPAPAEPVSRATPVKSDVRARMVLVVAEPSEPREAAVKLLLSQGLAAATSPAADAPRALALGGYDLVLVLEDTVAEPGALAQKLRAAHPKVEVRLLPSYSAALTGEGGPLAKLGEVQARLLDGVLSMLGGSATLAPALTKLARRLAARMGAGRVEEVLVTTAASALSLAARLEEPRRFALPSRARVLALVGSGMPEVNELLVSVLPEGEDRTPPASRTAGALLCAARFIQEVQNPQAPPARAAQALQALRQDPRLPAPALEALTAELESNAQTDKAAFRVVVAETDGTNALTLQIRLMAEGMATVRARTRAEVEKALAAGAHAAVLADPLPDGDLHALLQTLRKAPATEDLPIFLIVDKDDPVVFTAGLEAGADDVIVRSASPEVLIAKLRRSIQQRQASKRGAKSAP, from the coding sequence GTGGGGACCTACCGGATCGTCAAGAAGCTCGCCGCGGGAGGCATGGCCGAGGTCTATCTCGGCAAGGTGGTGGGCGCGGAGGGCTTCGAGAAGCCTGTCGCCGTGAAGCGCATCCTGCCCTCGTTCGTGCAGGACACCTCCTTCGTGGAGCTGTTCCTGCGCGAGGCCAAGCTCTCCGTCACGCTGCAGCACGGCAATGTCTTGCAGGTGCTGGACCTGGGCACGAGCGCGGGCCAGTACTACATGGTGATGGAGTTCGTGGACGGGGAGAACCTGAGCGCGCTGCTCAAGGCGGCGCGCAAGCGACAGGTGCCCCTGGGCCTGCGGGAGATATGCTTCATCGCCCAGCAGGTGGCGGATGGCCTGGCGTATGCCCATGGCCGCACGGACCCGTCCGGCGTTCCGCTCGACATCATCCACCGCGACATCAACCCCGCCAACGTCATGGTGGCCAGCAACGGCGGCGTGAAGCTGGCCGACTTCGGCATCGCCAAGGTGGCCGACGAGGAGCGCCAGGAGACGCAGGCCGGCATCCTCAAGGGGAAGATCAACTACCTCTCCCCCGAGCAGGTGCACGGCCGCCCCGTGAACCAGCGCAGCGACATCTTCCTGCTGGGGCTCATGCTCTACGAGATGCTCGCGGGCAAGCGGCTCTTCGAGGGCAGCACGCCGCAAATCATCCACGCGCTGGGCAGCTTCGACGAGCGCGCCCTGGAGCCGCTGCCGGGCGTGCCCGCGCCGCTGTGGGACCTGCTCCTGCGCGCGCTGGCCGCCAACCCGGACGCGCGCTGCCCCGCCGCCCGCGAGTTCTCCGAGGGCATCCAGAGCTTCCTCTTCGACCATCGGCTGCGCGTGGGCGCCGCCGACATCGCCAGCCTCTTCGCCCGCGCGCTCCCGGAGTGGCGCTCGCCGCTCGCGGACCTGGCCGGCGCGCCGGGCGAGGAGATTCGCCTGGTGGACGAGGACCTCGCCCGCGTGAGGACGCCGCCTCCTCCGCCCCGGGAGGCACGCCGTCCCGCGCCCGCCGCGCTCACGCCGCCCACGCTGCGTCCGGTGACGCCGCCGCCCTCGGGCCCGCAGGCCACGTCCGTGGTCCGCCAGCCCGCGCAGGGCGCCGAGCCGGCCACGCGCATGGGCTCGCCCCCGATGCTCGGCACCCGCGTCGTCCGGGCACGGCAACAGCTGGGCGCCATCCTGCTGACGCGCGGCATGGTGACGCCGCACATCCTGAACGAGGCGCTCACCATCCAGAAGAAGCGCGGCGGCAGGCTGGGCCAGGTGCTCCTCCACGAGCGCTGGCTGGAGCCCGACAACCTCGTGCTCGCGCTGTCCGAGCAGTTCGGGCTGCCGCACATCACCGAGCAGCAGCTGATGACGATGCCGGTGCCGGAGGAGCTGTTGCGCCTGGTGCCGCGCGAGCTGTGCGACCGGCTGTGCGCCCTGCCCGTCTCACTCAAGGGCCGCGAGCTCACCTGCGCGGTGCTGGACCCGCGCGACGTGGAGGTCACCAACAACCTGAAGTTCAAGGCGGGCGTGGTGGCCGTGCAGGGGCTGTTCGCCTCCGAGCAGGCCATCCGCAAGGCCATCCTCCGCTTCTATGACAACGAGGTCCCCAAGGTGCGGGACCGCTCGCCCATCGCCCTGGAGGAGCCCGCCGAGGCGAAGGAGCGCGACACCCGGGTGCTCCAGTTCGCGGAGCAGTTCACCGGACGCCGCGTGCTCGACGGGCAGACGCTGGAGGGCCCCGTGCCCACGCCCGCGCCCGCCGAGCCCGTCAGCCGCGCCACGCCCGTGAAGAGCGACGTGCGCGCGCGCATGGTGCTGGTGGTGGCCGAGCCCTCCGAGCCGCGCGAGGCCGCGGTGAAGCTGCTCCTGTCCCAGGGACTCGCGGCGGCCACCAGCCCCGCGGCGGACGCGCCTCGCGCGCTGGCGCTCGGGGGCTATGACCTGGTGCTGGTGCTCGAGGACACCGTGGCGGAGCCGGGAGCGCTGGCGCAGAAGCTGCGCGCCGCGCACCCCAAGGTCGAGGTGCGCCTGTTGCCCTCATACAGCGCGGCGCTGACGGGCGAGGGCGGCCCGCTGGCGAAGCTGGGCGAGGTCCAGGCGCGACTGCTCGACGGGGTGCTGTCGATGCTGGGCGGCAGCGCGACGCTGGCGCCCGCCCTGACGAAGCTGGCGCGGCGGCTGGCGGCGCGGATGGGCGCGGGGCGCGTGGAGGAGGTCCTGGTCACCACGGCGGCCAGCGCCCTGTCCCTGGCCGCGCGGCTGGAGGAGCCACGTCGCTTCGCGCTGCCCTCGCGCGCCCGGGTGCTGGCGCTCGTGGGCAGCGGGATGCCGGAGGTGAACGAGCTGCTCGTCTCCGTGTTGCCGGAGGGCGAGGACCGCACGCCTCCCGCGAGCCGCACCGCCGGGGCCCTGCTGTGCGCGGCGCGCTTCATCCAGGAGGTCCAGAACCCCCAGGCGCCCCCGGCGCGCGCGGCCCAGGCGCTCCAGGCGCTGCGTCAGGACCCGCGGCTCCCCGCGCCCGCGCTGGAGGCGCTCACCGCGGAGCTGGAGTCGAACGCGCAGACGGACAAGGCGGCGTTCCGCGTCGTGGTGGCGGAGACGGACGGCACCAACGCGCTGACGCTCCAGATTCGCCTGATGGCGGAGGGCATGGCCACGGTGCGCGCGCGGACCCGGGCGGAGGTGGAGAAGGCGCTGGCCGCCGGAGCGCACGCGGCGGTGCTCGCGGACCCGCTGCCGGACGGAGACCTCCACGCGTTGCTCCAGACGCTGCGCAAGGCGCCCGCCACCGAGGACCTGCCCATCTTCCTCATCGTCGACAAGGACGACCCCGTCGTCTTCACCGCGGGCCTGGAGGCCGGGGCCGACGACGTCATCGTGCGCTCCGCCAGCCCCGAGGTGCTCATCGCCAAGCTGCGCCGGAGCATCCAGCAGCGCCAGGCCTCGAAGCGCGGAGCGAAGAGCGCGCCGTGA
- a CDS encoding LysR family transcriptional regulator, with protein sequence MKSPPLDTRRLSCFIAVAETLHFRKAAERLHLAQPALSQQIRRLEEELGCQLLRRDRRRVELTPAGQALLEAGRRALVHLSHATEAAQRTAAGQQTLLRVGFLSPASFSLVPEVLRRLRAEHPEVHLMLREADSTTLLEEVRLGGLDVAFVRGPVTASGVRIDTLRREPLVVVLPSGHRLARKARVPLEQLADEPFIGFPRDTAPSLHDAVTGMCLEAGFTPTFVTEAGEWFTIVSLVAAGLGCALLPESVRTFTREGSVYRAIAGHARHVELAIARGPTPPGPSLRACLRIVSTLTSVDLR encoded by the coding sequence GTGAAATCACCTCCCCTCGACACCCGTCGCCTCAGTTGTTTCATCGCCGTCGCGGAGACGCTGCACTTCCGCAAGGCCGCCGAGCGCCTCCACCTCGCGCAGCCGGCGCTCAGTCAGCAGATTCGCCGGCTGGAGGAGGAACTCGGCTGTCAGCTGCTGCGCCGGGACCGGCGGCGCGTGGAGCTGACCCCCGCGGGACAGGCCTTGCTGGAGGCGGGGCGGCGCGCGCTCGTGCACCTCTCCCACGCGACGGAGGCGGCGCAGCGCACGGCGGCGGGGCAGCAGACGCTCTTGCGCGTCGGCTTCCTGAGCCCGGCGTCGTTCTCGCTCGTGCCCGAGGTGCTTCGTCGCTTGCGCGCCGAGCACCCCGAGGTCCACCTGATGCTGCGCGAGGCGGACAGCACGACGTTGCTGGAGGAGGTGCGGTTGGGAGGGCTCGACGTGGCTTTCGTGCGAGGGCCCGTCACGGCGTCGGGGGTGCGCATCGACACGCTCCGCCGCGAGCCGCTGGTCGTCGTGTTGCCCTCGGGGCATCGGCTGGCGCGCAAGGCGCGGGTGCCGTTGGAGCAGCTCGCCGATGAACCGTTCATCGGCTTTCCGCGTGACACGGCGCCCTCGCTGCATGACGCGGTGACGGGGATGTGCCTGGAGGCGGGCTTCACGCCGACCTTCGTGACGGAAGCGGGGGAGTGGTTCACCATCGTCAGTCTGGTCGCCGCGGGGCTCGGCTGCGCCCTGTTACCGGAGTCCGTGCGAACCTTCACGCGCGAGGGCTCTGTCTATCGCGCCATCGCTGGACACGCGCGTCACGTGGAGCTCGCCATCGCGAGAGGCCCCACGCCACCGGGCCCCTCCCTGCGCGCCTGTCTGCGAATCGTCTCCACGTTGACGTCCGTGGACCTGCGCTGA
- a CDS encoding class I SAM-dependent methyltransferase — MSSTASPLAVPEPWNLVAPDYVRELLPVFEHFAKDALTRVAATPGAHVLDVAAGPGTLSLLAARQGLRVTAIDFAPKMLAALRERATAANLDIDAQVGDGMALELSEQTFDAAFSLFGLMFFPDRPRGFRELYRVLRPGGRAVVSSWQPMEHSPAMNLVYQRFAEQLPGQGAPRGGVMPLSDPDTCQQEMGAAGFDDVQVHKVAVPAHYPSTAAMVDSMMRAAAPIALARRALADKWPDIESAVIHKVTEDLGPGAQVVAFNAYLTVGIRQPTASSNTRHP; from the coding sequence ATGTCGTCGACCGCTTCGCCGCTCGCCGTGCCCGAACCCTGGAACCTCGTCGCCCCCGACTACGTGCGCGAGCTGCTCCCCGTGTTCGAGCACTTCGCGAAGGACGCGCTGACCCGCGTGGCCGCCACCCCCGGCGCCCACGTCCTGGACGTCGCCGCCGGACCCGGCACCCTCTCCCTGCTCGCCGCCCGTCAGGGCCTGCGCGTCACCGCCATCGACTTCGCCCCCAAGATGCTCGCCGCCCTGCGTGAGCGCGCCACCGCCGCCAACCTCGACATCGACGCCCAGGTCGGCGACGGCATGGCCCTGGAGCTGTCCGAACAGACCTTCGACGCCGCCTTCTCCCTCTTCGGCCTCATGTTCTTCCCCGACCGCCCCCGAGGCTTCCGCGAGCTGTATCGCGTGCTGCGCCCCGGCGGCCGCGCCGTCGTCTCCAGCTGGCAACCCATGGAGCACTCCCCCGCCATGAACCTGGTCTACCAGCGCTTCGCCGAACAGCTCCCCGGCCAGGGCGCCCCCCGCGGCGGCGTCATGCCCCTGTCCGACCCGGACACCTGCCAGCAGGAGATGGGCGCCGCCGGCTTCGACGACGTCCAGGTCCACAAGGTCGCCGTCCCCGCCCACTACCCATCCACCGCCGCCATGGTGGACTCCATGATGCGCGCCGCCGCCCCCATCGCCCTCGCCCGCCGCGCCCTGGCCGACAAATGGCCAGACATCGAGAGTGCGGTGATCCACAAGGTCACCGAGGACCTGGGTCCTGGAGCACAGGTTGTCGCTTTCAATGCCTACCTCACCGTCGGCATCCGTCAACCGACCGCGTCTTCCAATACCAGACACCCCTAG
- the fdhA gene encoding formaldehyde dehydrogenase, glutathione-independent: MASNRGVVYLGPGKVEVRSIDYPKMVNPEGKSIEHGVILKVVTTNICGSDQHMVRGRTTAPKGLVLGHEITGEIVEKGKDVEYLSVGDLVTVPFNVACGRCRTCREQQTGVCLNVNKGRAGGAYGYVDMGGWVGGQAEYVMVPYADFNLIRFPDKAQALEKILDLTMLSDILPTGFHGAVTAGVGVGSTVYVAGAGPVGLAAAASAQVLGAAVVMVGDMNADRLAHAKSVGFVPIDLKKSDKLEDLIAAVVKEPEVDASIDAVGFEAHGHGAQSSSEAPATVLNSLMAITRAAGAIGIPGLYVTEDPGSKDESARQGNLRMRFGLGWAKSHRLYTGQTPVLRYNRQLMQAILHGRLNIAKVVNATVISLDDAPRGYQEFDAGVARKFVIDPHGTLKKK, translated from the coding sequence ATGGCCAGCAATCGTGGCGTCGTCTATCTCGGTCCCGGCAAAGTCGAAGTGCGCTCCATCGACTACCCGAAGATGGTGAACCCGGAAGGGAAGTCCATCGAGCACGGGGTCATCCTGAAGGTGGTCACCACCAACATCTGCGGCTCGGACCAGCACATGGTTCGCGGCCGCACGACGGCGCCCAAGGGGCTGGTGCTCGGGCACGAAATCACCGGTGAAATCGTCGAGAAGGGCAAGGACGTCGAGTACCTCTCCGTGGGCGACCTCGTCACGGTGCCCTTCAACGTCGCCTGTGGCCGCTGCCGCACGTGCCGCGAGCAGCAGACGGGCGTGTGCCTCAACGTGAACAAGGGGCGCGCGGGCGGCGCCTACGGCTACGTGGACATGGGCGGCTGGGTGGGCGGACAGGCCGAGTACGTCATGGTCCCCTACGCGGACTTCAACCTCATCCGCTTCCCCGACAAGGCGCAGGCGCTGGAGAAGATCCTCGACCTGACGATGTTGTCGGACATCCTGCCCACGGGCTTTCATGGCGCCGTCACCGCGGGCGTCGGCGTGGGCTCCACGGTGTACGTCGCGGGTGCGGGGCCGGTGGGGCTCGCGGCGGCGGCCTCGGCGCAGGTGCTGGGCGCGGCGGTGGTGATGGTGGGGGACATGAACGCGGACCGGCTCGCGCACGCGAAGTCCGTGGGCTTCGTGCCCATCGACCTGAAGAAGAGCGACAAGCTGGAGGACCTCATCGCCGCCGTCGTCAAGGAGCCGGAGGTGGACGCGTCCATCGACGCGGTGGGCTTCGAGGCCCACGGCCACGGCGCGCAGTCCTCGTCGGAGGCGCCCGCCACGGTGCTCAACTCGCTGATGGCGATCACGCGCGCGGCGGGGGCCATCGGCATCCCCGGCCTCTACGTCACCGAGGACCCGGGCTCCAAGGACGAGTCGGCGCGCCAGGGCAACCTGCGCATGCGCTTCGGCCTGGGCTGGGCCAAGTCCCACCGCCTCTACACGGGGCAGACGCCGGTGCTGCGCTACAACCGCCAGCTCATGCAGGCCATCCTCCACGGCCGGCTGAACATCGCGAAGGTGGTCAACGCCACCGTCATCTCACTGGATGACGCGCCCCGGGGCTACCAGGAGTTCGACGCGGGCGTGGCGCGCAAGTTCGTCATCGACCCGCACGGGACGCTCAAGAAGAAGTAG
- a CDS encoding alpha/beta fold hydrolase, whose product MSSRFFGLVTGLFLGFSAYASPTEAVPRFEPTPCPSTVASDEAIDCGLLVVPENRQKADSRLIKLPAMRLRSRAQKPAPDPMLFMPGGPGVSATAGMRSGKRNPLLDERDFLVLEARGGKMAQPALECPGINTLKGEIAAGRLRGQKAQEALTKEAGRCRAKWVSEGVDLDGYTTAATADDIDALRQVFGYKTMNLQGLSYGTRLMLTVARRHPGTVRSLILDSVLPPEVNFDEVSAANFQRVLDLVFDGCALDRECGAAHPELRKRFAQLVAAADRKPLPLVLNPAKTEGKPVEVRGAEVVRAIDAALHDPGRIALVPRIISRAAAGDYSELTPLVEDNLGPSTMTWGLRLSVWCAEELPFEDAQRIAAQRSPALGLGGMDQGTASLETCRVWNVARAAAEENTPVKSDVPTLVFAGEFDPDTPPDWGRQLLESMPHARYVEMRGQSHGASFNRCGGEVTLAFLRAPDAPLPLDCVTKLRGADFGQSAAPATP is encoded by the coding sequence ATGTCCTCGCGCTTCTTCGGCCTCGTGACGGGGCTGTTCCTCGGATTCTCCGCGTACGCCTCCCCCACGGAAGCGGTCCCCCGCTTCGAGCCGACGCCCTGCCCCTCCACCGTCGCGTCCGACGAGGCCATCGACTGCGGCCTGCTCGTCGTCCCGGAGAATCGACAGAAGGCGGACAGCCGCCTCATCAAGCTCCCGGCGATGCGCCTGCGAAGCCGCGCCCAGAAGCCGGCCCCGGACCCCATGCTCTTCATGCCCGGTGGACCGGGCGTCAGCGCCACCGCCGGGATGCGCTCCGGCAAGCGCAACCCGCTGCTCGACGAGCGCGACTTCCTGGTCCTCGAGGCTCGTGGCGGGAAGATGGCGCAGCCCGCGCTCGAGTGCCCGGGCATCAACACACTCAAGGGCGAGATTGCCGCGGGCCGGCTGCGCGGACAGAAGGCACAGGAGGCGCTGACGAAGGAGGCCGGGCGCTGCCGCGCGAAGTGGGTCTCCGAGGGCGTGGACCTGGATGGCTACACCACGGCCGCCACCGCGGATGACATCGACGCGCTCCGACAGGTGTTCGGCTACAAGACGATGAACCTGCAGGGCCTCTCCTACGGCACGCGGCTGATGCTCACGGTGGCACGCCGCCATCCCGGGACGGTGCGCTCGCTCATCCTCGATTCGGTGCTGCCTCCCGAGGTGAACTTCGACGAGGTCTCCGCCGCGAACTTCCAGCGCGTGCTCGACTTGGTGTTCGACGGCTGCGCCCTCGACCGGGAGTGTGGCGCCGCGCACCCGGAGCTGCGCAAGCGCTTCGCCCAGCTCGTCGCGGCGGCGGACCGGAAGCCTCTGCCCCTGGTGCTGAACCCGGCGAAGACGGAGGGCAAGCCGGTGGAGGTCCGGGGCGCGGAGGTCGTCCGGGCCATCGACGCGGCGCTGCACGACCCGGGGCGCATCGCGCTGGTGCCTCGCATCATCTCGCGGGCGGCGGCGGGGGATTACTCGGAGCTGACGCCGCTGGTGGAGGACAACCTGGGGCCCTCGACGATGACGTGGGGGTTGCGGCTGTCGGTCTGGTGCGCGGAGGAGCTTCCGTTCGAGGACGCCCAGCGCATCGCCGCGCAGCGGTCGCCCGCGTTGGGGCTCGGGGGGATGGACCAGGGCACCGCTTCGCTGGAGACCTGCCGCGTCTGGAACGTGGCGCGCGCTGCCGCCGAGGAGAACACGCCGGTGAAGAGCGACGTCCCCACGCTGGTGTTCGCCGGCGAGTTCGACCCGGACACGCCTCCGGACTGGGGGCGCCAGCTGCTCGAGTCGATGCCGCACGCGCGCTATGTCGAGATGCGGGGACAGAGCCACGGCGCGTCCTTCAATCGCTGCGGCGGAGAAGTCACGCTCGCCTTCCTGCGCGCGCCCGACGCCCCCCTGCCCCTGGACTGCGTGACGAAGCTGCGCGGCGCGGACTTCGGCCAGAGCGCCGCTCCGGCGACGCCCTGA
- a CDS encoding pseudouridine synthase has protein sequence MSEPPLSPRFFDAPPSPREVPSRLPSPFAPGPPGALARRAAGLLRQRLEAEAPRWESLWRPGGGKMFGVLVVSTGDGPLGFLSAFSGMLGGSWEVEGFAPPLFDPRARETFLPEGEAELAELGHRLRELSLDHERAVMASGASGAEARALDERRDALAHARAERSRALWHRLTWDYDIPNARGNRVPLASLFDPRPVPGGAGECAAPKLLAQAYRQGLKPLALAEFWWGAEPEGGGRVSGAYYPACDSKCRAVLGYMLEGLDVDPAPPPASVGEVRVVYEDAELLVVDKDAGLLSVPGRHAPSRDSVLVRLQSRFPELTSAHFIHALDAEVSGLQLMARDTGTRAALQRQLARGEAEHRHVAWVEGRLPGPEGRIDLPLRGTTSGALESLASRAHGKHAVTDWRVVEAQEGRTRVWLWPRTRHAWQLRIHTAHPEGLGAPILGDTRFGSEAGPWRLHAEGLVFTHPHTGARHDLRVPAPF, from the coding sequence GTGAGCGAGCCACCCCTGTCCCCGCGCTTCTTCGACGCCCCTCCGTCGCCTCGGGAGGTGCCGTCGCGTCTGCCCAGCCCCTTCGCGCCGGGGCCGCCCGGGGCGCTCGCCCGGAGGGCCGCTGGGCTGCTCCGTCAGCGCCTCGAAGCCGAGGCCCCTCGCTGGGAGTCACTGTGGCGTCCGGGCGGCGGAAAGATGTTCGGCGTCCTGGTCGTCTCCACGGGGGATGGTCCGCTGGGCTTCCTGAGCGCCTTCTCCGGGATGCTCGGGGGCAGCTGGGAGGTGGAGGGCTTCGCGCCGCCCCTCTTCGACCCGAGGGCGCGGGAGACCTTCCTGCCCGAGGGAGAAGCGGAGCTGGCCGAGCTGGGTCACCGCCTGCGCGAGCTCTCCCTGGACCACGAGCGCGCCGTCATGGCGTCGGGAGCCTCCGGCGCCGAGGCACGAGCGCTCGACGAGCGTCGGGACGCCCTGGCACATGCGCGCGCGGAGCGCTCACGGGCCCTGTGGCACCGGCTCACCTGGGACTACGACATCCCCAACGCGAGGGGGAACCGGGTCCCCCTCGCGAGCCTGTTCGACCCCCGCCCCGTTCCCGGAGGCGCGGGAGAGTGCGCGGCGCCGAAGCTCTTGGCCCAGGCCTATCGACAGGGCCTGAAGCCCCTGGCGCTCGCGGAGTTCTGGTGGGGCGCGGAACCCGAGGGCGGTGGCCGTGTCTCCGGGGCGTACTACCCGGCCTGTGACAGCAAGTGCCGCGCGGTCCTCGGGTACATGCTGGAGGGGCTCGACGTGGACCCCGCGCCGCCGCCGGCCAGCGTGGGCGAGGTGAGGGTGGTGTACGAGGACGCGGAGTTGCTCGTGGTGGACAAGGACGCGGGGCTGCTCTCGGTGCCGGGGCGTCATGCGCCGAGCCGGGACTCCGTGCTCGTCCGCCTCCAGTCGCGCTTCCCCGAGCTGACCTCCGCGCACTTCATCCACGCCCTGGACGCGGAGGTCTCCGGCCTCCAACTGATGGCCCGGGACACCGGGACGCGGGCCGCGCTCCAGCGCCAGCTCGCGCGAGGTGAAGCGGAGCACCGCCACGTGGCCTGGGTCGAAGGAAGACTCCCGGGCCCGGAGGGCCGAATCGACCTGCCGCTGCGAGGCACCACCTCCGGCGCGCTCGAGTCCCTGGCGAGCCGGGCCCACGGCAAGCACGCGGTGACGGATTGGCGGGTCGTGGAAGCACAGGAGGGCCGCACGCGCGTGTGGCTCTGGCCCAGGACGCGCCACGCGTGGCAGCTGCGCATCCACACCGCGCATCCCGAGGGGCTCGGCGCCCCCATCCTCGGAGACACCCGCTTCGGGAGCGAAGCCGGGCCCTGGCGACTGCACGCCGAGGGCCTCGTCTTCACGCATCCCCACACGGGGGCGCGTCACGACCTCCGTGTCCCGGCTCCCTTCTGA
- a CDS encoding VOC family protein, producing MSQKLQRITQCLWFQSHEQTEAAVALYTSVFPHSRVITRTKYTEQSSGPSGQPPGAVMTVLFALDGQELLALNGGPHFKFNEAMSLIVNCESQAEVDHYWARLSEGGDEKAQQCGWLKDRFGVSWQVVPTELTQLLANSPPEKGARVTAALFKMKKLDLDALRRAAG from the coding sequence ATGTCCCAGAAGCTCCAGCGCATCACCCAGTGCCTCTGGTTCCAGAGCCACGAGCAGACGGAGGCCGCCGTCGCGCTCTACACGTCCGTCTTCCCCCACTCGCGTGTCATCACGCGGACGAAGTACACGGAGCAGAGCTCGGGGCCGAGCGGTCAACCGCCCGGCGCGGTGATGACCGTCCTCTTCGCGCTCGACGGCCAGGAACTGCTCGCGCTCAACGGCGGGCCGCACTTCAAGTTCAACGAGGCGATGTCGCTCATCGTCAACTGCGAGAGCCAGGCGGAGGTGGACCACTACTGGGCCCGGCTGTCCGAGGGCGGCGACGAGAAGGCCCAGCAGTGCGGCTGGCTGAAGGACCGCTTCGGCGTGTCGTGGCAGGTGGTGCCCACCGAGCTGACCCAGCTGCTGGCCAACTCACCTCCCGAGAAGGGCGCCCGGGTGACGGCGGCCTTGTTCAAGATGAAGAAGCTGGACCTGGACGCCCTGCGTCGCGCCGCCGGCTGA